One window from the genome of Anaerococcus sp. Marseille-Q7828 encodes:
- a CDS encoding type II toxin-antitoxin system HicA family toxin, with the protein MPMTSKQMIKFLKKNGFTYVPSGDGSHKKFKNFETGKVTIVPDHGGKDLPKGTEHVILKQAGLK; encoded by the coding sequence ATGCCGATGACGTCAAAGCAAATGATTAAGTTCTTAAAGAAAAACGGATTTACTTATGTACCATCAGGAGATGGATCTCATAAGAAGTTCAAAAACTTTGAGACTGGTAAGGTTACAATAGTACCTGACCATGGGGGTAAGGATTTACCCAAGGGTACTGAACACGTAATCTTGAAACAAGCGGGGCTAAAATAG
- a CDS encoding type II toxin-antitoxin system HicB family antitoxin, producing the protein MFVNYPALFLKEKDSDAFTVVFPDLQGCVTYGDSVNDALKMAQDALGAYLFEYYTKPNDIPKASSIDDIELKIDEEDKEYFLYEGSFKNYVSLDLTDYVKKSSIKNVKKTLTIPSYLNEAGIENNINFSLLLQEALKKELKMI; encoded by the coding sequence ATGTTTGTTAATTATCCTGCTTTATTTTTAAAAGAAAAAGATAGTGATGCGTTTACTGTAGTTTTTCCAGATTTGCAGGGATGTGTTACTTATGGTGATAGCGTTAATGATGCTTTAAAAATGGCTCAGGATGCGTTAGGGGCATATCTGTTTGAATACTATACCAAGCCTAACGATATACCAAAGGCATCTAGTATAGATGATATTGAATTAAAGATAGATGAAGAAGATAAAGAATACTTTTTATATGAAGGTAGTTTTAAAAACTATGTTTCTTTAGATTTGACGGATTATGTAAAGAAATCTAGTATTAAAAATGTTAAAAAAACTTTAACTATACCAAGTTATCTTAATGAAGCTGGGATTGAGAATAATATTAATTTCTCACTTTTATTGCAAGAAGCTTTAAAAAAAGAATTGAAGATGATATAA
- a CDS encoding glycoside hydrolase family 32 protein has translation MYSKEYFNKEFDRNKIEEKINDPFNLSYHISPITGWLNDPNGLCQVDGTYHIYYQADPLHAIRKNIIWGHVTTKDFINYNYHEPFIFADTSLDKDGAYSGSAFIIDGKINFFYTGNVKYPGNYDYINDGRDHNTIKIVSEDGFSYDKKELILSNDDYPKDLTRHVRDPKIYEEDGNYYLFLGARDKNDKGKVIVYESKDLEEFSYHMEITTNYAFGYMWECPDFFEIDGKKFLMVSPQGLKSEEFKYQNIYQSGYFPIDIDLKAKAYRLGEFVELDYGFDFYAPQTFEDESGRRILIGWMGMPDASYTNPTVKNNWQHALTLPRELKTRDNKLLQKPIKEIESLRKEKIEIKKHLEYFIDQFEFLAEGINEEFEINLRYDAKLTYKDQILSLKLGRCGYGRDKRKIRIEKIDNISIYSDTSSVEIFINDGQYVMTSRVYSEKSLFKSSIIGTLYEMDNIKWEKKF, from the coding sequence ATGTACAGCAAAGAATATTTTAATAAAGAATTTGATAGAAATAAAATAGAAGAAAAGATTAATGACCCATTTAATCTTAGTTACCATATAAGCCCTATCACAGGCTGGCTCAATGATCCCAATGGACTTTGCCAAGTTGATGGGACCTATCATATATATTATCAGGCAGATCCACTTCATGCCATTAGGAAAAATATTATTTGGGGACATGTTACAACAAAAGACTTTATAAATTATAACTACCATGAACCATTTATATTTGCAGATACAAGTCTTGATAAAGATGGAGCTTATTCTGGCTCTGCATTTATAATAGATGGTAAAATAAACTTTTTTTATACAGGCAATGTCAAATATCCCGGCAATTACGATTATATCAATGATGGTCGCGACCACAACACAATCAAAATCGTATCAGAAGATGGATTTTCTTACGATAAAAAAGAATTAATTCTATCAAATGATGACTATCCAAAGGATTTGACTAGACATGTCAGAGATCCAAAGATTTATGAAGAAGACGGAAATTACTATCTATTCTTGGGAGCCAGAGATAAAAATGATAAGGGCAAGGTCATAGTTTATGAATCAAAGGATTTAGAAGAATTTTCCTACCATATGGAAATTACCACAAACTACGCCTTTGGCTATATGTGGGAATGTCCAGATTTCTTTGAAATAGATGGTAAAAAATTCCTTATGGTATCTCCACAAGGCTTGAAAAGTGAAGAATTCAAATACCAAAATATCTACCAATCAGGATATTTTCCAATAGACATAGACTTAAAAGCAAAAGCATACAGGCTAGGAGAATTTGTTGAACTAGACTATGGATTTGATTTCTACGCTCCACAAACATTCGAAGATGAAAGTGGCAGAAGAATCCTAATTGGATGGATGGGCATGCCAGATGCCTCTTACACAAATCCGACAGTTAAAAATAACTGGCAACACGCATTGACTCTGCCTAGAGAGCTAAAAACAAGAGACAATAAACTTCTCCAAAAACCAATAAAGGAAATAGAATCCTTAAGAAAAGAAAAAATTGAAATAAAAAAACATCTAGAATACTTTATAGATCAATTTGAATTTCTAGCAGAGGGAATCAATGAAGAATTTGAGATAAATTTAAGGTATGATGCAAAATTAACATACAAAGATCAAATCCTAAGCCTTAAACTAGGCCGATGCGGATACGGTAGAGATAAGAGAAAAATAAGAATCGAAAAAATAGATAATATAAGCATATATTCAGACACATCTTCGGTCGAAATTTTTATCAATGATGGACAATATGTAATGACAAGTAGAGTCTATAGTGAGAAAAGTCTATTTAAATCAAGTATTATAGGCACTCTTTATGAAATGGATAATATTAAGTGGGAGAAAAAATTCTAA